AACTAGTTTAGGGATATTTCCGGAAAATCCGTATATTTGCAGTCCGTTTCGCCGACAGGCGGACGGGTGCAGGTATGTGCTGGTCCCGTAGCTCAGTTGGATAGAGCAACAGCCTTCTAAGCTGTGGGTCGCGCGTTCGAGTCGCGCCGGGATCACAAAAAAGGTTCGCAGTCGCTGCGAACCTTTTTTCGTTTCTATACACGGTGTCGTTTGTGTTCGGACCAGAGGCCGTAGACCTCGCTGACGTTGCCGGCGGTGATGAACGCCTGGATCTTGTTGTCCCGGATGAACTTCATCAGGTCGGCGAACTCGTCCTTGGTCAGCAGGCTCTGGATCTCCATCCGCTTCTCGCCCTTGTAGCCGCCCGTGACTTCGTAGAGGGAGCAGCCGCGCACGATCTTGTTGACGATGTAGTCGCGGATGACCTCGTGCTCGTCGGAGATGATGCAGACGCGTTTTCGCCGGCTGAGGCTCGCCATGAAGTAGTCCACGATCAGGCCGTTGATCCAGGTGCCGATCAGGCCGATGATCACCAGGCGGAACGGGTTCACGAAGAACGCCGTGCAGCAGATGACCACGCCGGCGATCGTCACCGAGAGACCGATGTCGAAGTGGAAATACTTGTTGACGATCTTGGCCAGGATGTCCAGCCCGCCGGTCGACGCGTTGATCCGGAACATGATGGCCTGCGACATGCTCAGGATGAGCACGAAGCAGATCAGGTCGAACCAGAGGTCGCCCATCACGGACGTGGTCCCGGGGGCGATGAGCCGCTCGTTGGGGCAGATCTTCTCCCACAGGTCCATCATCGGACCCAGGATCAGGGCCGTGTAGCACGTCTTGATGCCGAACTCCTTGCCGATGAGGAAATAGGCCAGCACCAGCAGGATGGCGTTGATGACGAGCACGACGGTCGAGACCTTGATCGCGATGCCTGCATTCTCGAACAGCGCGCTGATCACGATGGACAGACCGGAGATGCTGCCCACGACGATCTTGCTCGGGACGAGGAAATAATAGACGGAGGCCGCGGCGATGAACATGCCGACGGTCATGATAGAAAGCTCCTTCCAGAACTTGGCAGTTCTGAGAGGAGCTATCAGGGATTGCAGTTTCATGTGGTTCAGCAGAACTTGGTTATTGTTCGTGGTAGTGTTATGCCTGCTTCAGATACTTGTCGATGGCCTTGGCGGCCGTGCGGCCGGCGCCCATAGCCAGGATCACGGTGGCTGCGCCCGTCACGGCGTCGCCGCCCGCGAACACGCCCGGACGGGTGGTCGCGCCTTCCTCATTGGCCACGAGGCAGCCGCGACGGTTGGTCTCCAGACCCTTCGTGGTCTTGGAGATGAGCGGGTTGGGCGAGGTGCCGAGGGCCATGATCACGGTCTCGGTCGGGATCTCGAATTCCGAACCGGGAATCGCCACCGGGCTGCGGCGGCCGCTCTCGTCGGGCTCGCCGAGCTCCATCTTGACGCACTTGAGGGCCTTGACCCAGCCCTTCTCGTCGCCGATGACCTCGACCGGGTTGGTCAGCATGTCGAAGATGATGCCTTCCTCGGCTGCGTGGTGCACCTCCTCGCGGCGGGCGGGAAGCTCGGCTTCCGTGCGGCGATAGACGATGTGCACCTCGGCGCCGAGGCGCAGGGCGGTGCGGGCCGCGTCCATCGCGACGTTGCCGCCGCCGACCACGCACACCTTCTTGCCGGCGTGGATCGGGGTCAGGTAGTCCTCGCGCCAGGCCTTCATGAGGTTGTTGCGGGTGAGGAATTCGTTGGCGGAGAAGACACCGTTGAGGTTCTCTCCTGGGATGTTCATGAATTTGGGCAGACCGGCGCCGGTGCCGATGAAGACGGCCTCGAAGCCTTCGTCGTCCATCAGGGAGTCGACCGTAATCGTACGGCCGGCGATGACGTTGGTCTCGATCTTGACGCCGAGCGCACGCACGTCGTCGATCTCGTGCTTGAGCACCTTGTCCTTGGGCAGACGGAACTCCGGAATGCCATATTCCAGCACGCCGCCGGCCTTGTGGAGGGCCTCGAACACGGTGACGTCATAGCCCCACTTGGCGAGGTCGCTGGCGCAGGCGAGGCCGGCAGGGCCCGACCCGATCACGGCCACCTTGTGGCCATTCTTGGGCTTGGCGCCGGCATTCTCGGCGGCGGGCTTGCCCTGCTCACGGGAATAGTCGGCCACGAAACGCTCGAGCTTGCCGATCGCGACCGGCTCGCCCTTGACGCCCAGCACGCAGCTGCCTTCGCACTGCGTCTCCTGCGGGCACACGCGGCCGCAGACGGCGGGCAGCGAAGAATCTTCTGCGATTACGGCGGCGGCGCCGGCGATGTCGCCGGCAGCCAGCTGCGCGATGAAGCGCGGGATCTGTAGGCTGACCGGGCAGGCCGTCATACAGCGGGGATTCTTGCAGTTCAGGCAGCGGGACGCTTCGAGGAGCGCCTCCTCCTTGTTATAGCCATAGCACACTTCATCGAAATTGGTGGCACGGACCTTCGGGTCCTGTTCGCGCACCGGTACACGGGGAATCCTGTTTGCCATATTACTTGCCCCTCCCTATTTTACAAACATGTTTCTCATTGGCCTCGGCTTCCTCGGCCTTGTACTGACCCTGGCGGCGCATCGCCTCGTCGAAGTCGACGAGGTAGCCGTCGAATTCCGGGCCCTCGACGCACGCGAAGCGCGTCTTGCCGCCCACGGACACGCGGCAGGCGCCGCACATGCCCGTACCGTCCACCATCAGCGTGTTGAGGCTCACGATGATCGGGAGCCCGAGCTTCTTGGCGGTGAGGGTGGTGAATTTCATCATGATCATCGGGCCGATCGCGACGGCCTGGGTATAGTTGTGTCCTTCGGCGACGAGCTTCTCCAGGAGGGCCGTCACCATGCCGTGAAAGCCTTCGGAACCGTCGTCCGTACAGATGAACAGATTGTCGCAGACAGCTGCCATCTCGTCCTTGTAGATGAGCAGGTCCTTGGTCTTGGCGCCGATGATGACATCG
The sequence above is a segment of the Bacteroidales bacterium WCE2004 genome. Coding sequences within it:
- a CDS encoding ferredoxin--NADP+ reductase, encoding MYQILSKDMLTPTICRMTVEAPRLAAAAKPGQFLIVRADEKGERIPLTISDFDAKRGTVTIVTQKIGASSSDIIAYEPGEAFNDVVGPLGLPSDFTEMDAEKLSAMRYIFIAGGVGTAPVYPQAKWLHEHGVAVDVIIGAKTKDLLIYKDEMAAVCDNLFICTDDGSEGFHGMVTALLEKLVAEGHNYTQAVAIGPMIMMKFTTLTAKKLGLPIIVSLNTLMVDGTGMCGACRVSVGGKTRFACVEGPEFDGYLVDFDEAMRRQGQYKAEEAEANEKHVCKIGRGK
- a CDS encoding Uncharacterized membrane-anchored protein YitT, contains DUF161 and DUF2179 domains translates to MKLQSLIAPLRTAKFWKELSIMTVGMFIAAASVYYFLVPSKIVVGSISGLSIVISALFENAGIAIKVSTVVLVINAILLVLAYFLIGKEFGIKTCYTALILGPMMDLWEKICPNERLIAPGTTSVMGDLWFDLICFVLILSMSQAIMFRINASTGGLDILAKIVNKYFHFDIGLSVTIAGVVICCTAFFVNPFRLVIIGLIGTWINGLIVDYFMASLSRRKRVCIISDEHEVIRDYIVNKIVRGCSLYEVTGGYKGEKRMEIQSLLTKDEFADLMKFIRDNKIQAFITAGNVSEVYGLWSEHKRHRV
- a CDS encoding sulfide dehydrogenase (flavoprotein) subunit SudA — its product is MANRIPRVPVREQDPKVRATNFDEVCYGYNKEEALLEASRCLNCKNPRCMTACPVSLQIPRFIAQLAAGDIAGAAAVIAEDSSLPAVCGRVCPQETQCEGSCVLGVKGEPVAIGKLERFVADYSREQGKPAAENAGAKPKNGHKVAVIGSGPAGLACASDLAKWGYDVTVFEALHKAGGVLEYGIPEFRLPKDKVLKHEIDDVRALGVKIETNVIAGRTITVDSLMDDEGFEAVFIGTGAGLPKFMNIPGENLNGVFSANEFLTRNNLMKAWREDYLTPIHAGKKVCVVGGGNVAMDAARTALRLGAEVHIVYRRTEAELPARREEVHHAAEEGIIFDMLTNPVEVIGDEKGWVKALKCVKMELGEPDESGRRSPVAIPGSEFEIPTETVIMALGTSPNPLISKTTKGLETNRRGCLVANEEGATTRPGVFAGGDAVTGAATVILAMGAGRTAAKAIDKYLKQA